A window of Natrinema versiforme contains these coding sequences:
- a CDS encoding heavy metal translocating P-type ATPase has product MSTRTAHVDIRGMSCANCSQTISEALESRDGVAEATANFATDDGTVEYDPETISLAEIYEAIDEAGYEADRASRSIGITDMSCANCAETNEAALEDVPGVIDAEVNYATDEATVEYNPSDVSLEALYAAIESAGYTPVRDEGDAEESDQDRRNAARQAEIRKQRRLTIFGAVLSAPFLFFLADTFLLGGTYVPETVFGVSFGWVEFLLATPVYVLLGREFLENSYTALAKNRTANMDVLIALGSSTAYLYSLVVLLDLLAGNLYFDTAAMILVFITLGNYLEARSKGQASDALRKLLEMEAETATLVDEDGTEREVDLEDVAVGDRMKVRPGEKVPTDGVVVDGQSAVDESMVTGESVPVEKEAGDEVIGSTINENGVLVVEATKVGSDTALQGIVQTVKEAQSRQPDIQNLADRISAYFVPAVILNALFWGLVWFLFPEALAGVVDAVPVLGLVGGGPAVLSKFEFAVVVFASAVLIACPCALGLATPAATMVGSTLGAQNGVLFKGGDVLERARDVDTVVFDKTGTLTTGEMTLTDVVALEADGDRAAADGGETAADGGAVATRARLDESEVLRLAASAERNSEHPLAQAIAQGAEERGLELADPEDFENVPGQGVRATLEGREVLVGNRRLLEARGVDPAPAEDEMERLEREGKTAMLVAVDGAVVGVVADADTVKESSADAVGELRERGLDVMLITGDNERTARAVAERVGIDPDNVRAGVLPEDKADALEDIQSTGRKAMMVGDGVNDAPALAVAHVGTAIGSGTDVAIEAADVTLMRDDPLDVVKAIRISEATLAKIKQNLVWALGYNTAMIPLASLGLLQPVLAAGAMALSSVSVLSNSLLFRRYTPDRDYELLGRFRR; this is encoded by the coding sequence ATGAGTACCCGGACCGCACACGTGGACATCCGGGGCATGAGCTGTGCGAACTGTTCGCAGACGATCAGCGAGGCCCTGGAGTCCCGAGACGGCGTGGCGGAAGCGACCGCCAACTTCGCGACCGACGATGGAACCGTCGAGTACGATCCCGAGACGATCTCGCTGGCCGAGATCTACGAGGCGATCGACGAGGCCGGCTACGAAGCCGACCGCGCGAGTCGCTCGATCGGGATCACGGACATGAGCTGTGCGAACTGCGCCGAAACCAACGAGGCTGCCCTCGAGGACGTACCCGGCGTCATCGACGCGGAGGTCAACTACGCCACCGACGAGGCGACCGTCGAGTACAACCCGTCGGACGTCTCGCTCGAGGCCCTCTACGCGGCCATCGAGTCGGCCGGCTACACGCCGGTCCGCGACGAGGGCGACGCGGAGGAGTCGGATCAGGATCGGCGCAACGCGGCCCGGCAGGCCGAGATCCGCAAACAGCGCCGGCTGACGATCTTCGGCGCGGTGCTTTCGGCCCCGTTCCTGTTCTTCCTCGCCGACACGTTCCTGCTCGGCGGGACCTACGTTCCGGAGACGGTCTTCGGCGTCTCCTTCGGCTGGGTCGAGTTCCTGCTCGCCACCCCGGTCTACGTCCTGCTGGGCCGCGAATTCCTCGAGAACTCCTACACAGCGCTTGCGAAGAACCGGACCGCCAACATGGACGTGCTGATCGCGCTCGGCTCCTCGACGGCGTACCTCTACAGCCTCGTGGTCCTGCTGGATCTGCTGGCGGGCAATCTCTACTTCGACACCGCCGCGATGATCCTCGTGTTCATCACGCTGGGGAACTACCTCGAGGCGCGTTCGAAAGGACAGGCGAGCGACGCCCTCCGGAAACTCCTCGAGATGGAGGCCGAGACGGCCACGCTGGTCGACGAGGACGGGACCGAACGGGAGGTCGACCTCGAGGACGTCGCGGTCGGCGACCGGATGAAAGTCCGGCCCGGCGAGAAGGTGCCGACGGACGGCGTCGTCGTGGACGGCCAGTCCGCGGTCGACGAGTCGATGGTCACCGGCGAGTCCGTCCCCGTCGAGAAGGAGGCGGGCGACGAGGTGATCGGCTCGACGATCAACGAGAACGGCGTACTGGTCGTCGAGGCGACTAAGGTCGGCTCGGACACGGCCCTGCAGGGGATCGTCCAGACCGTCAAGGAGGCCCAGTCGCGCCAGCCGGACATCCAGAACCTCGCCGACCGCATCTCGGCGTATTTCGTCCCCGCGGTCATCCTCAACGCCCTGTTCTGGGGGCTCGTCTGGTTCCTCTTCCCCGAGGCGCTCGCGGGTGTCGTCGACGCGGTGCCCGTGCTGGGGCTGGTCGGCGGCGGCCCCGCGGTCCTCTCGAAATTCGAGTTCGCGGTCGTCGTCTTCGCCTCCGCGGTGCTGATCGCCTGTCCCTGCGCGCTGGGGCTCGCCACGCCCGCCGCGACGATGGTCGGTTCCACGCTGGGCGCACAGAACGGCGTCCTGTTCAAGGGCGGCGACGTGCTCGAGCGGGCACGAGACGTCGATACCGTCGTCTTCGACAAGACCGGCACGCTGACGACCGGCGAGATGACGCTGACCGACGTGGTCGCGCTTGAGGCTGACGGCGATCGAGCAGCCGCTGACGGCGGCGAAACGGCGGCCGACGGCGGCGCGGTGGCGACTCGAGCGCGGCTCGACGAGAGCGAGGTGCTCCGTCTGGCCGCCAGCGCCGAGCGCAACAGCGAACACCCGCTCGCACAGGCTATCGCCCAGGGGGCCGAGGAACGCGGCCTCGAGCTAGCCGATCCCGAGGACTTCGAGAACGTCCCCGGACAGGGCGTCCGGGCGACCCTCGAGGGCCGCGAGGTGCTGGTCGGCAACCGGCGGCTGCTCGAGGCGCGGGGCGTCGATCCCGCGCCCGCCGAAGACGAGATGGAGCGCCTCGAGCGCGAGGGCAAGACCGCGATGTTGGTCGCGGTCGACGGCGCGGTTGTGGGCGTGGTGGCCGACGCCGACACTGTCAAGGAGAGTTCCGCCGACGCGGTCGGCGAACTGCGCGAGCGCGGTCTCGATGTCATGCTGATCACCGGCGACAACGAGCGGACGGCCCGCGCCGTCGCCGAGCGGGTCGGGATCGACCCCGACAACGTCCGGGCCGGCGTGTTGCCCGAGGACAAAGCCGACGCCCTCGAGGACATCCAGTCGACGGGCCGCAAGGCGATGATGGTCGGCGACGGGGTCAACGACGCGCCCGCACTCGCCGTCGCCCACGTCGGCACCGCTATCGGCTCCGGGACCGACGTGGCCATCGAGGCCGCGGACGTGACGCTGATGCGCGACGATCCGCTCGATGTTGTGAAGGCGATCCGCATCTCCGAGGCCACGCTGGCGAAGATCAAGCAGAACCTCGTCTGGGCACTCGGCTACAACACCGCGATGATCCCGCTTGCCTCGCTGGGCCTGCTCCAGCCAGTGCTCGCGGCCGGCGCGATGGCGTTATCGTCGGTGTCCGTGCTCTCGAACAGCCTGCTGTTCCGCCGGTACACACCGGACCGCGACTACGAACTGCTCGGCCGATTCCGCCGCTGA
- a CDS encoding DUF4382 domain-containing protein — protein sequence MNRRAIQLILVAALVAVAGCAGGMGGQPASESAGDDPSSVDDSSDGGMGTAAFYVSDEPNVIDDFEHLNVTITKVGFKKAGGSSETDGESDDADDGNETDDETDGEEDEADDGAANETDAEGEAQTDGDGENDSDGEETDEEDGDGKDEDGDDEKDGDKADGDGGDEWVEYDVDERTVDLTELKGANASMIDEFDLPAGDYEKVFIYVSDTEGVLNDGSTTRVKLPSSKLQLNSKFTVGDGERVDFVYDIAPHKAGKSGKYILKPVISESGTGDKVEIRDVDKKDENEGDDEDENRGNGGNGNGAPEADETDE from the coding sequence ATGAACAGACGCGCAATCCAACTGATACTGGTCGCGGCTCTCGTGGCCGTCGCCGGCTGTGCCGGTGGCATGGGCGGACAACCGGCGAGCGAATCGGCAGGCGACGATCCCTCGAGCGTGGACGACTCGAGTGACGGCGGCATGGGAACGGCCGCCTTCTACGTCAGCGACGAACCGAACGTAATCGACGACTTCGAACACCTGAACGTGACGATCACGAAGGTCGGGTTCAAGAAGGCCGGCGGGTCGTCCGAGACGGACGGTGAGAGCGACGATGCGGACGACGGGAACGAGACCGACGACGAGACGGATGGCGAGGAGGACGAAGCCGACGACGGCGCGGCGAACGAAACCGACGCCGAAGGGGAAGCGCAAACGGACGGCGACGGTGAGAACGACAGTGACGGGGAAGAGACGGACGAAGAAGACGGCGACGGGAAAGACGAGGACGGTGACGATGAGAAAGACGGTGACAAGGCGGACGGCGACGGCGGTGACGAGTGGGTCGAGTACGACGTCGACGAACGGACGGTCGACCTCACCGAACTGAAGGGCGCGAACGCCTCGATGATCGACGAGTTCGACCTCCCGGCCGGCGACTACGAGAAGGTCTTCATCTACGTCAGCGACACCGAGGGCGTCCTGAACGACGGGAGTACGACGCGAGTGAAACTCCCGAGCAGCAAGCTCCAACTCAACTCGAAGTTCACCGTCGGCGATGGCGAGCGGGTCGACTTCGTCTACGACATCGCACCCCACAAAGCCGGCAAGAGCGGGAAGTACATCCTCAAGCCGGTGATCAGCGAGAGCGGAACGGGCGACAAGGTCGAGATTCGCGATGTCGACAAGAAAGATGAGAACGAAGGCGACGACGAAGACGAGAACCGCGGCAACGGCGGGAACGGAAACGGTGCGCCCGAAGCGGACGAGACTGACGAATAG
- a CDS encoding stage II sporulation protein M encodes MTERSPHAEGGGFLSSYPPQAALADAWDEHRRYVGFAAGLFALGVVVGVLLLAAGYNLLEIIADLLGESLFPEDVDEFGGLELARFLLVNNSQAFFLSIGGALSLGLLTAWAMVFNGIIVGNVGAAVATNVGLDYILVGLLPHGIFELPALFIAAGVGFRLLYRFGQRIRGSRDAVFTKPYLYRTALLVLAGWLLLVVAAFVEAFVTPALLEALFAERLEGLSTP; translated from the coding sequence ATGACCGAACGATCGCCGCACGCTGAGGGCGGCGGCTTTCTCAGCAGCTATCCGCCGCAGGCGGCGCTGGCCGACGCATGGGACGAACACCGCCGGTACGTCGGCTTCGCGGCCGGCCTGTTCGCGCTCGGCGTCGTCGTCGGGGTCCTCCTCTTGGCGGCCGGCTACAACCTGCTCGAGATCATCGCCGACCTGCTCGGCGAGAGTCTCTTCCCGGAGGATGTCGACGAGTTCGGCGGACTCGAGTTAGCGCGATTCCTGCTGGTGAACAACTCGCAGGCGTTTTTCCTGTCGATCGGCGGCGCGCTGTCGCTCGGGCTCCTCACCGCGTGGGCGATGGTGTTCAACGGGATCATCGTCGGCAACGTCGGCGCCGCCGTCGCCACCAACGTCGGCCTCGATTACATCCTCGTGGGCCTCCTTCCCCACGGGATCTTCGAACTCCCCGCCCTCTTCATCGCCGCCGGCGTCGGCTTCCGGCTCCTGTACCGGTTCGGACAGCGGATTCGGGGTAGCCGCGACGCGGTCTTTACCAAACCCTACCTCTACCGGACCGCCCTCCTCGTGCTCGCCGGCTGGCTCCTATTGGTCGTCGCCGCCTTCGTCGAGGCCTTCGTCACGCCCGCGCTGCTCGAGGCCCTGTTCGCCGAACGACTCGAGGGCCTGAGCACGCCCTGA
- a CDS encoding amidohydrolase — MTTLAITDGRVLRPDLTVTTADVLIDQENGTILEIAPDLAGEADETLDAADSLVTPGFVNGHCHVAMALLRGYADDKPLDAWLQEDIWPAEAELTADDIRVGAELGLLELIKSGTTAFADMYFDVPEIAAAVEKSGLRARLGHGVVTVVKDDEGAREDARTSLEVAREYDGAADGRLSTAFMPHSLTTVGSEYLEEFVPEARNAGVPIHYHANETADEVAPIVDEHGIRPLEYAAEHGMLEPEDFVAHGVHVDETEIDLLAEAGTGVIHCPASNMKLASGMAPVERMREAGVTLGLGTDGAASNNDLSMLDEARDAAMLGKLAADDASAVPAETVVEMLTRGSADAIGLDSGRLEAGAPADLAVIDLEKPHLTPRHDLVSHLAYAAAAADVRHTVCDGRVLMRDREVLSLDEAAVRERALEAAESLVARAE; from the coding sequence ATGACGACGCTTGCGATCACCGACGGCCGGGTCCTCCGACCCGACCTGACGGTGACGACCGCGGACGTACTGATCGATCAGGAGAACGGCACCATCCTCGAAATCGCTCCCGACCTCGCGGGCGAGGCGGACGAGACGCTCGACGCCGCGGACTCCCTCGTGACGCCGGGGTTCGTCAACGGCCACTGCCACGTCGCGATGGCGCTCCTACGCGGGTACGCCGACGACAAGCCGCTGGACGCGTGGCTGCAGGAGGACATCTGGCCCGCCGAGGCCGAACTGACGGCCGACGACATCCGCGTCGGTGCGGAACTGGGCCTGCTCGAGTTGATCAAGTCCGGGACGACGGCCTTCGCGGACATGTACTTCGATGTCCCCGAAATCGCCGCTGCAGTCGAGAAGAGCGGTCTCCGTGCCCGCCTCGGCCACGGCGTCGTCACCGTCGTCAAGGACGACGAGGGTGCCCGCGAGGACGCCCGGACGAGCCTCGAGGTCGCCCGCGAGTACGACGGCGCGGCCGACGGCCGGCTCTCGACGGCGTTCATGCCACACTCGCTGACGACCGTCGGGAGCGAGTATCTCGAGGAGTTCGTCCCCGAAGCCCGGAACGCCGGCGTGCCGATCCACTACCACGCGAACGAGACCGCCGACGAGGTCGCCCCGATCGTCGATGAGCACGGGATTCGGCCGCTCGAGTACGCCGCCGAACACGGAATGCTCGAACCCGAGGACTTCGTCGCTCACGGCGTCCACGTCGACGAGACCGAGATCGACCTGCTCGCCGAGGCCGGCACCGGCGTGATCCACTGCCCGGCCTCGAACATGAAACTCGCCAGCGGGATGGCCCCGGTCGAGCGAATGCGCGAGGCCGGCGTCACCCTCGGCCTCGGAACCGACGGCGCGGCCTCGAACAACGACCTCTCGATGCTCGACGAGGCCCGCGACGCGGCCATGCTCGGCAAGCTCGCGGCCGACGACGCCAGCGCGGTGCCCGCCGAGACGGTCGTCGAGATGCTGACTCGGGGCAGCGCCGACGCGATCGGCCTCGATTCGGGCCGCCTCGAGGCGGGCGCACCGGCCGATCTCGCCGTCATCGACCTCGAGAAACCCCACCTGACGCCGCGCCACGACCTCGTGAGCCACCTCGCGTACGCGGCCGCCGCGGCAGACGTGCGCCACACCGTCTGTGACGGCCGGGTGCTCATGCGCGACCGCGAGGTACTCTCGCTCGACGAAGCGGCGGTCCGGGAGCGAGCGCTCGAGGCGGCCGAGTCGCTGGTCGCTCGAGCCGAGTGA
- a CDS encoding adenosylhomocysteinase has translation MTETEYPPISEQLDDLESAREEGRRKMDWAAQHMPILEHVREEFVAEQPFEGERIGMAMHVEAKTAMLVETLAEGGAEVAVTGCNPLSTHDDVSAALDTHENITSYAKRGVDDEEYYAAIEAVIAHEPTITVDDGMDLVAAIHEDYPELIDGIVGGAEETTTGVHRLRAMDRDGALDYPVFAVNDTPMKRLFDNVHGTGESSLASIAMTTNLSWAGKNVVVAGYGYCGKGVAQKASGQNANVIVTEVEPRRALEAHMEGYEVMPMSEAAEVGDVFLTTTGNRDVIVEEHFEKMQDGVLLANAGHFDIEIDLDALDDLAVDRYEARDGVEAYELADGRKLNVIAEGRLVNLAAPVSLGHPVEVMDQSFGIQAVCVREMLENGDAYDAGVHDVPDDLDKEIAEIKLEAEGVDFDSLTDTQREYMDSWDHGT, from the coding sequence ATGACCGAGACCGAGTACCCCCCGATCAGCGAGCAACTGGACGACCTCGAGTCCGCTCGCGAAGAGGGTCGCCGGAAGATGGACTGGGCCGCCCAACACATGCCGATCTTGGAACACGTCCGCGAGGAGTTCGTCGCGGAGCAGCCCTTCGAGGGCGAGCGCATCGGCATGGCGATGCACGTCGAGGCGAAGACGGCGATGCTCGTCGAGACGCTCGCGGAGGGCGGCGCGGAGGTCGCGGTGACCGGCTGTAACCCGCTCTCGACCCACGACGATGTCTCGGCGGCGCTGGACACCCACGAAAACATCACGAGCTACGCCAAGCGCGGCGTCGACGACGAGGAGTACTACGCCGCCATCGAGGCCGTCATCGCCCACGAGCCCACGATCACCGTCGACGACGGGATGGACCTCGTCGCCGCGATCCACGAGGACTACCCCGAACTGATCGACGGCATCGTCGGCGGGGCCGAGGAGACCACCACCGGCGTCCACCGCCTGCGCGCGATGGACCGTGATGGGGCGCTTGACTATCCCGTATTTGCTGTGAACGACACGCCGATGAAGCGCCTGTTCGACAACGTTCACGGCACCGGCGAGTCCTCGCTGGCCTCCATCGCCATGACCACGAACCTCTCGTGGGCCGGCAAGAACGTCGTCGTCGCGGGCTACGGCTACTGCGGGAAGGGCGTCGCACAGAAGGCGTCGGGCCAGAACGCGAACGTCATCGTCACCGAAGTCGAGCCCCGGCGCGCGCTCGAGGCCCACATGGAGGGCTACGAGGTCATGCCCATGTCGGAAGCGGCCGAAGTCGGCGACGTCTTCCTGACGACGACGGGCAACCGAGACGTCATCGTCGAGGAGCACTTCGAGAAGATGCAAGACGGCGTTCTCCTCGCGAACGCGGGCCACTTCGACATCGAGATCGATCTGGACGCGCTCGACGACCTCGCGGTCGACCGCTACGAAGCACGGGATGGGGTCGAGGCCTACGAACTCGCGGACGGCCGCAAGCTGAACGTCATCGCCGAGGGCCGACTCGTCAACCTCGCCGCGCCCGTTTCGCTCGGACACCCCGTCGAGGTCATGGACCAGAGCTTCGGGATTCAGGCCGTCTGCGTGCGAGAAATGCTCGAGAACGGTGACGCCTACGACGCGGGCGTCCACGACGTTCCCGACGACCTCGACAAGGAGATCGCCGAGATCAAACTCGAGGCGGAGGGCGTCGACTTCGACTCGCTGACCGACACCCAGCGCGAGTACATGGACAGCTGGGACCACGGCACGTAA
- a CDS encoding PAS domain-containing protein, whose product MLIPTTEMADPTKRTRRSQLTLLVVAADSDRDRIERAFDDGTDLTVETAATLVDAWERLEAIDCLIVTPQAAEETDPHGADGDIVAAVDDHLEMVRTTAAELPVVVLADERTADLAAAVRSYDWTAVIERSEATGRLADRVHDLLERHRLATLSRRSLASIEFAGDAVAIVDTDDEIQFASRSFAMQFGFDHASLPGTPWRELFTDDAVDHLESAALPTITEGWRWTGTCTGRRNSGDTFAARVRLGGLEDGGLVFVVDESEQSELEE is encoded by the coding sequence ATGCTAATTCCCACGACGGAGATGGCCGATCCGACCAAACGCACGCGTCGGTCACAACTGACCCTCCTGGTAGTCGCCGCCGATTCGGATCGCGACCGCATCGAACGCGCGTTCGACGACGGGACCGACCTCACCGTGGAAACGGCGGCCACGCTCGTGGACGCGTGGGAACGACTCGAGGCGATCGACTGCCTCATCGTCACGCCGCAGGCGGCTGAAGAGACCGACCCCCACGGAGCGGACGGTGACATCGTCGCAGCCGTCGACGATCACCTTGAGATGGTCAGAACCACCGCAGCCGAACTGCCCGTCGTCGTCCTCGCGGACGAGCGGACGGCCGACCTCGCGGCCGCGGTCCGATCGTACGACTGGACCGCCGTCATCGAACGGTCCGAGGCGACCGGGCGGCTCGCCGACCGCGTCCACGATCTCCTCGAGCGCCACCGGCTAGCGACGCTGTCACGGCGGTCGTTGGCGAGCATCGAATTCGCGGGCGACGCCGTCGCGATCGTGGATACGGACGACGAGATCCAGTTCGCGAGTCGCTCCTTCGCGATGCAGTTCGGCTTCGATCACGCCTCTCTCCCCGGGACGCCGTGGCGGGAGCTGTTCACCGACGACGCCGTCGACCATCTCGAATCGGCGGCGCTCCCGACCATTACTGAGGGGTGGCGGTGGACCGGCACCTGTACCGGCCGGCGGAACTCGGGCGACACGTTCGCGGCTCGCGTTCGCCTCGGCGGCCTCGAGGACGGCGGACTGGTGTTCGTCGTCGACGAGTCCGAGCAGAGCGAACTCGAGGAGTGA
- a CDS encoding HalOD1 output domain-containing protein: MHETTLDYHSDSISLRIIEALADATNTDAHELEPLYNVVDPEALDRLCGPDSSGGVRVEFEYDGVLVEVGSDGTVAVDGAVHESG; this comes from the coding sequence ATGCACGAAACCACACTGGACTACCACAGCGACTCTATCAGTCTGCGGATCATCGAGGCCCTCGCGGACGCGACCAATACCGACGCACACGAACTCGAGCCACTGTACAACGTCGTCGATCCCGAGGCACTCGACCGGCTCTGTGGCCCCGACTCGAGCGGCGGGGTTCGCGTCGAGTTCGAGTACGACGGAGTGCTGGTCGAGGTCGGCAGCGACGGAACCGTCGCGGTCGACGGGGCAGTCCATGAGAGCGGATAA